The Parus major isolate Abel chromosome 5, Parus_major1.1, whole genome shotgun sequence genome contains a region encoding:
- the C5H14orf132 gene encoding uncharacterized protein C14orf132 homolog, whose translation MQKQIIAFSLILPCSFSQLPVMGGAFMDSPNEDFSTEYSLFNSSANVHAASSMQNPPEETSRSSNDAILLWIAIIATIGNIVVVGVVYAFTF comes from the coding sequence ATGCAAAAGCAGATAATAGCTTTCAGTCTGATTTTGCCATGTTCTTTTTCACAGCTTCCTGTTATGGGAGGAGCCTTTATGGACTCACCCAACGAGGACTTTAGTACAGAGTACTCCCTGTTTAACTCATCAGCCAACGTCCATGCAGCTTCTTCCATGCAGAATCCACCAGAAGAGACATCTCGTTCTTCAAATGATGCCATATTGTTATGGATTGCAATAATAGCAACAATTGGAAATATTGTGGTTGTGGGAGTGGTGTATGCCTTCACCTTCTAG